In the genome of Carassius carassius chromosome 47, fCarCar2.1, whole genome shotgun sequence, one region contains:
- the LOC132131014 gene encoding complement factor B-like, whose protein sequence is MWASSVVVHLLCEPDKNIMEGEPWLNLFLLAILCPLVTGAPSFIPCPDENLSISGGNFAFSEDGSTVKYSCSEGYYPTVRIRLCVRGRWNPLPKKKLPECQKITCPDPRGFENGEVYPYQRQYFVNDTTNYSCNSGYDFRGSGTRVCQVNGKWSGGTPVCGRNSDYCPDPGIPAGCTREGHRFNIDDKVTYRCENKFTLIGSKERVCQENSQWSGTEPQCYADFTYDSPEEASEGFSSSLKSSLAVSQQHEGTDQYGKKIHVTKGGKLDIYIALDASASIKKVDLQKAKGVIKTLIEKISYYEVSPNYEILIFATDVTRIVSMRDFKSEQINNLLEILKRLEDYNSKGERSGTNIALAYKSILESMQIEQLNNKEDFKQTQHIVIMFTDGQANMGGNPRPWVDQIKELVKQNTPSGEENLELYVFGMGDNVNAESINDLKTDRGNEKFFFKLENLTRLQQTFDEMIDEGSSVALCGLYRDYDDGDDSHKRYKYPWLAKITVARSNGKMSNCIGSLVTSSFILTAAHCFRFEDTPDRITLDLGSDNKGIKVKNYMLHPRYDVAAKKKMGIPEYYEFDVALIQLEEPVIIGIDLRTICIPCTKETSGALKLSDREGTCRKHQEELMSGETVKASFMSVVENNIENKLITIKQGKWRDACVEDAKKAKGINATNAKDIVTDNFLCSGGTEPTADDVACKGDSGGATYVVPGNRLVQVGIVSWGVEDVCKDTRKPKPGSYTRDYHTNLFSAEVREFLKRYLADEKLGTPLTFL, encoded by the exons ATGTGGGCTTCCTCGGTTGTTGTTCATTTGCTGTGTGAACCTGACAAGAACATCATGGAGGGTGAACCATGGCTGAATCTATTTCTGCTTGCAATACTGTGTCCTCTCGTAACTG GTGCACCGTCCTTTATTCCATGCCCTGATGAAAATCTCAGTATTAGTGGGGGGAATTTTGCTTTCTCAGAAGATGGGAGCACTGTAAAATACAGCTGTTCAGAAGGCTATTACCCAACTGTTAGAATCCGTCTCTGTGTTAGGGGGAGATGGAACCCATTGCCCAAAAAAAAACTCCCAGAGTGCCAGA AAATCACATGTCCTGATCCTCGCGGATTTGAAAATGGAGAGGTGTATCCATATCAGAGGCAGTATTTTGTGAACGACACAACCAACTACTCATGTAATTCTGGCTATGATTTCCGTGGCTCGGGGACTCGTGTTTGCCAGGTGAATGGGAAATGGAGTGGAGGCACACCAGTCTGTGGAAGAAACT ctgattacTGTCCTGATCCTGGGATTCCTGCCGGCTGTACAAGAGAAGGCCACAGGTTTAATATAGACGACAAAGTCACGTACCgttgtgaaaataaatttactctgattggttccaaaGAGCGAGTCTGTCAGGAGAATAGCCAGTGGTCAGGAACAGAGCCACAGTGTTAcg CTGATTTCACATATGACAGCCCAGAGGAAGCATCGGAGGGTTTCAGCAGTTCTCTAAAGTCCAGTCTAGCGGTTTCTCAACAACATGAAGGAACAG ATCAGTATGGAAAGAAAATACATGTGACTAAAGGGGGAAAACTTGACATCTACATTGCTCTGGATGCATCTGCCAGCATAAAAAAAGTTGACTTACAAAAGGCAAAAGGTGTAATTAAAACACTTATCGAAAAG ATCAGTTATTACGAGGTCTCCCCAAATTATGAGATCCTGATTTTTGCCACAGACGTTACACGGATAGTCTCCATGAGGGACTTCAAGAGCGAGCAAATAAATAATCTGTTAGAAATTCTTAAAAGACTGGAGGATTATAACA GTAAAGGTGAACGATCAGGAACTAATATCGCTCTGGCATATAAGAGCATTTTAGAAAGTATGCAAATCGAGCAGCTGAACAACAAAGAGGACTTCAAGCAGACCCAACATATCGTCATCATGTTCACTGATG GTCAGGCGAACATGGGTGGTAATCCAAGACCATGGGTGGACCAGATCAAAGAACTTGTAAAACAAAATACTCCTTCAGGGGAGGAAAATCTTG agcTGTATGTGTTTGGGATGGGAGATAATGTGAATGCTGAGAGCATTAATGATTTGAAGACTGACAGGGGAAATGAGAAGTTTTTCTTCAAGCTTGAGAACTTGACACGATTGCAGCAGACATTTGATGAAATGATTG ATGAGGGCTCCAGTGTAGCATTATGTGGACTTTACAGAGATTATGACGATGGAGATGATTCCCACAAACGTTATAAATACCCCTGGTTggcaaagatcactgtggct CGCAGCAATGGAAAAATGTCAAATTGCATAGGGTCATTAGTCACCTCAAGCTTTATCCTGACAGCGGCTCACTGCTTCAGGTTTGAGGACACACCTGATAGAATAACTCTTGATTTGGGTTCAGATAATAAAG GAATAAAAGTGAAAAATTATATGCTTCATCCTCGCTATGACGTTGCAGCAAAAAAGAAAATGGGAATACCTGAATATTATGAATTTGATGTGGCTCTTATTCAGTTGGAGGAACCTGTAATTATAGGAATCGATCTTCG AACAATATGCATCCCCTGCACCAAGGAAACAAGTGGAGCTCTGAAACTTTCAGATAGAGAAGGAACATGCAGAAAACATC AGGAAGAGCTAATGAGTGGAGAAACTGTGAAAGCTTCTTTCATGTCTGTCGTGGAAAATAACATTGAAAATAAACTAATTACAATCAAGCAGGGAAAATGG AGGGATGCTTGTGTTGAAGATGCCAAAAAAGCTAAAGGAATTAATGCGACAAATGCCAAAGATATTGTTACAGATAATTTTCTGTGCAGCGGTGGTACTGAACCTACTGCGGATGATGTTGCATGCAAAG GTGACTCTGGAGGGGCCACTTATGTGGTTCCAGGTAATCGACTAGTCCAG GTTGGTATCGTTAGCTGGGGAGTGGAGGACGTGTGCAAGGACACCAGGAAGCCTAAACCTGGTTCATACACCAGAGATTACCATACAAATCTGTTCAGTGCAGAAGTACGTGAATTCCTTAAACGCTACCTAGCAGATGAGAAACTGGGAACCCCTCTTACATTCCTGTGA